The genomic interval AGGGCTGGGCGACCTTTCGTACCTGCGTGGACTATCCCGGCGGCAAACGGATGCTGCACTGCGACTCGGTAGGCGACTACTACGAGGTCTTCATCGACGGCCAGCGGATCGGCGAGGCCGGGCCGCGACATGGAACCTGGGACGGCACGCGCGACATTCCCCGTGATTTCGAGGTGAGTATGCCGGCCGGGCGGTGTGAGGTGGTGTTTCGAGTCCGCGACTGGCGCGGCGCCGGGGGAATGATCGGGCCGGTGTTCTTTGCCACGGATCTGGCCGAGCGGATCCTGTAGAACCCGGACCTCTCGGCATCACGGTTCGCCTAAAATAAACCCGGCCTCGCCCCGAGAGCGAGACCGGGTTCGGGAGAACCCCTCGATCCATTCACAACCATCCGTGGCTTCGAGCCTTGCCGTCCGTGGCCAGGGGTTTACTGCAAGAGCGACAGGGCGGTCTGCGGGATCTGGTTGGCGATCCCGAGGATCGAGGTCGTGCTCTGGACCAGCACCTGGGCCCGAGTCATGGCCGCAACCTCGACCGCGATGTCGGCATCCCGAATGGCGGACTCCGCCGCCGTCACGTTCTCCAAAGCGACATTCTGGCTGTTGATATTGGTTTCGATCTGGTTCTTCTGCAGACCGCCGAGCCGACCGCGAATAATCGCCACCTGGTTAATGGCTTCGGAGACGATCTTCTCGGCCTGCATCATGTGATTGCCGGTCAGGGAGCTGCTGCTGCCATCCTTGATGGTGTAGAGGAAGCCGACGTTGGCGTTGCCGAGGTTGCTGCTGCCCATGTTGGGAATCCCGATCGAGACCTGGCCGTTGGGATTGACCTCCGGCCCAATCTGGAACGTGGCTCCGCCGCCGGTGATGGCAAAGGAGGTGGTTCCGAGGTTGGTGCCGCGGTCAGCGGTGAGCAGGAGGTTCAGGTCGAGGCCGTTGGCCCGGATGGACGCATCCAGTCCGCTCACGGAGGCGGCCTGTCCGTTGATGAGCACACCCGCATCGCGTCCCTCGTCGACCGCGGTCGATCCGGTCGAGACGATGAAGGTGCCATCGATCGGTTTGACGGAGACGAAGGCATCGGAGCCGTAGTCCTGGCTGTTCAGATAGAGGTGGCCGGCACTGGCGATGGCCGAAACGCCGGTCGTATAGGTGGACTTGTTGATGGCCGACGCGATGTTGGCGATGGTCGAACCGCTGGTCAGCGAGATGACCTCCATGCCGTTGACGCCCTTCACCTCGATGGTGACATTCTCGGCGATGGCTGCACCAGAGAAGACCACCTGGGCCGTCTGGGCGGACTGGTTCACCTCGACGGTGACCGTCTGGAAGGAACCCTGCGGCACCCGGGCGCCGAAGACGGTCACCGTGGTGATGGCCGACGCGGCGATGCCCGACACCGAGTACTCGTAGTGGCCGTTGATCAGCTTCTGGCCACCAAACTGGGTGGTATTGGCAATCCGGTCGATGGACTCGATGATCGAATCCACCTGCAGCTGATCGGCTTTGAGCTCGTCGGGGCTGATGGCCCCGGTGTTGGCCGCGTGGTTGGTGAGAGCGCGGACATCCA from Phycisphaerae bacterium carries:
- a CDS encoding flagellin, with protein sequence MSRINTNIPSIQAVHKLAANQNDLTTRLERLSTGLRINRGRDDPAGLIASETLRNEIRGITQAVDNSQRALNVISTAEGALNEISSLLLDVRALTNHAANTGAISPDELKADQLQVDSIIESIDRIANTTQFGGQKLINGHYEYSVSGIAASAITTVTVFGARVPQGSFQTVTVEVNQSAQTAQVVFSGAAIAENVTIEVKGVNGMEVISLTSGSTIANIASAINKSTYTTGVSAIASAGHLYLNSQDYGSDAFVSVKPIDGTFIVSTGSTAVDEGRDAGVLINGQAASVSGLDASIRANGLDLNLLLTADRGTNLGTTSFAITGGGATFQIGPEVNPNGQVSIGIPNMGSSNLGNANVGFLYTIKDGSSSSLTGNHMMQAEKIVSEAINQVAIIRGRLGGLQKNQIETNINSQNVALENVTAAESAIRDADIAVEVAAMTRAQVLVQSTTSILGIANQIPQTALSLLQ